AAGAATCACCTCCAGTGCCTGCTGCCTATGGAGATGTGACTGTGAAGGAGGTTGGTTTGGGAATGACACCAAAATCGGTGTCCTTCAAGGCAATTGTCTGAGCTACAGCTGAGACTGATgtagcccagcccagcctgagccaGACACCACAGCTGGACAcatctgcagcctctgctgtccTGGAGGCAGCTCACTCACAGGAGTTCTGCAGTGTCTGaaccagcagctgagcagcaagagctgggcatggctggaCTGAAGTATGActtgaaatcttttttttttctctgcttgcaAAACTGTTTAACATTATCTTGCTGGTACTCAAGCTTTTATTCCTGATCTGGAAGGCAATTAAGTTTTATTTCGTATTGAGGTCAAGCATGAACAGAAGCTGTTTATGAGGCAGGTGGGTGCTAGTACATCACCTGTACTAGTAATGCCAGAATATTTTACAGATGTGCCTCTTGTAGTTTGTTGGTGCCAAGTCCTTGTGCCCCAGCTGATTTATGTGTAATGCAAAACAGTTCTATAACTTTTACCTGTCTCCAGTCACAGTGAACATCTCTTATTGCTCACTTGGAAATGAGATTTCTTGATTCTCattctttttgctgtttctgtggaAGATACAAAGAAAGTGCCTCTGCTGGCCAATAACCTAGAAGTTAGGGCAGCACTTAAATGGGCAATAAAAGTTTTGAAATAGCTCTGACTGAACTTGCACTTAAGACTCCAGCTTTATTAGCCTGAACATATTAAGTCTTTAGctaataataaattagctttGACATTTCTGCCTTATGAATAAACTAATACAGGTACAAGAATGTAAGAAAGGGGTTTGTCTGCAAAGCAGGTGTGCAACATAGTTACAACTGTTACTCTGTGGACTTCAGTTACTCCCTTTTCTCTCAAGAAGCTGTAACTCAACCAATTTTCTGTGCCAAGAGAGCTTTTCTGCAAACTGCCATGTAGTGCTCATGTAGTCTGTGACCACAGCTGAGCTCAGAGGAGAAACTCCTTTAAATCACTGCTATTGTTCTGCAAGCAAACATCTGGTTATACTCACGGGAGCTGAGAATGTGCCCATTGGATCAGGCCCAGTGAGGATTTAAGCTGTACATGCTGAACAAGCTTAGTCATGAAAGAAGCACTAAGCTCTAGGCATTTCTTCAGCATAACATTTTTTGCCAgcagtttttttgtttgtattttaagaCTATGCACTTGGACTGAGGTTGATGTATTCTGTTAAGTCATTTTATGAATCTTTGCCCCTGTGGTTTGGTCAGCTGTGGAAAAtgccttaggaaaaaaaaatccaactgctGTGTGCATCAGTCTGGGTTTTTCACATTAAGTCAATTTTTCTGATAGATGCGTAATTCTTCTAAGCTGAGATAGATGATGCTGGAGTCTAAATCAAGGCTAACAACATTCAGTTAAATTGAATTACTGTAATCACATTACCCTGAAAATTAACTTTGAGTATGCAAATTCAATACTCAACCCCCTTTAAATTTCACCTGTGTGATTTGAGTGCAAAAATGCATGAGGAATCTTCAGACAGTTTTGTCTCTTGTATATTCATACTTAATCCTCTGATATTTAAAGCTCCTTTCCATCttataaaaatgttaaacaCAAGCAAATTGAAATTCTTTAGCATGTTTTAGTTTGTAAGTGAAAATAATGGCATACATGTAGGaaataaataaggaagaaagaaaaaagctgatATTTATGTTAGTGTTCCtgtatttgttaaaataaaaagtcatcAGCACATTCTGCTATGGGGCAGAAAGCTCCAGAAGCAGAGGTCTGGGGGGATGTTTGAGCTTTAATGTGAATACAGAAGCCATAACCTCATGTGACTTTTCTTTTCAGTGCTACTCCAAAGATAATCTCTAAAGTGAGAGACGATCATCCAGGACCTGATGACAAAAGACACCTGCCTTTAGTACCCTTGAATGATTTGGAGCCTATCACCAATGTCCAGATCTGGTTAGCTGATGGGGAAAGGATAATTCAGAAATTCAATGTTTCTCACAGGTAGGATTTATTTAACCACTCTCATATATATTTGCATCTGAATTATATAACTTAATGCCTGTACAtttaaatctttaatttttatgaCTAGTCTGCCTCCTCAGTTCACTTAGCATTGGACTGCTCTTCAGTTGTATTTGGAAAATCTTTGAAAATTTGAGAAACCTTTTAGCTGACAAGCAAGCATAAGAGAAATGTGAACTGTGAAAAGTCAGGTTATAACTGAGTGTAAAGGAAAATCTGAGGAAACTGTAGGAGTTCTTTGTAGATTAGTGGAAGTTAAGGTGTACATGTTGCTCATTACTAGAATAAATGGCTTTTAACAGGATAGATCTCTCACAAAACAAATACATCTGGAACAAATGGCATAGTAAAAAGCCTGCTGGTCATTGGGCATAGGCAGCACCACATGTGAGAGCTGGAGAAAGGGACTTAAAGTTAAGCCAGAGAAACCTCTGGGGAGGGCTGGAGTTGGTGCACTGGGCAGGGAGGTTCATCCCCTGCATGTCAACATGGACAGAATAGAATGCACACAGTATGTTTAATtcttaattaataaaatttctaGTTCCCAAAGACGCTTAGAAATGAGGATAATGTCAGAAGGTGTCAGCACAGCACATATATGCAGGGGCTTTGAGAAAGTGAAATTAACACCTTACCATTAAATTGCAGAGCTACTGTCTTTAGAGACCTTTCTCAGTTCTGAATCTGAGAAGTCACTGGAGTACTGTACAGTTATGTCATGTGGAAAGGATATGTTGCCTGTGCTTCTCTGTGAAGCAGTTTAAAGGTATTACAGATTTAATACAACCCAGGCTGCTGTCAAGATAAACTCTGTATGTCCGTGGCTGGTCAGAAGGAAAGCTCAGCTCTTGAAGGTTAATGACTGTAGTGTTTTCTTTGACTTGTACTAATTTATTACTGTTAGCAGCCTGATCTATAAACTGAAACACTGTTGTGATGTACTGCTGAAGAGTAAATTGCTATTTTAATTATCAATACTTCATTGAAGGGCTTCATATCTCAATTATTCCAGGTCCCACACACTTAAGTATATTTAGAAGCTTTTTGTCTTCATAGTAAATAACCATTTGAACAGCTGCTAagtgtttttgagagaaaaaaaacatctGAGATAAGCAGAAAAACAGCTTTCCTGGTGTAATGCTCTTTTTGAAATACTGTGCAGCAAATATTCTATCATAACATAGCCCCTTGCCACAAGACCAGCACATTTGTGCTGTACACAGTACTTGTGTATAGCCTGATAAGAACCAGAGGGAAATCCTTTTAGAGCAATACCCTTAAGAATGATGATTGCATACACAGCACTCCTTTCAGTGCACAAGACAGCTATTTGTTAACTAAGGTATAGATTAATAGTATGTAACACATATGTAGCATATTACCCAGTGTCTGGGTAAATTGATGACTTAAAGCTCTTGGCAGTTAGATTGTGTAGGTGCTGGCTTAGATGTGAGTTGATTACTGGTGAAAGATGGGAGCAGAAGCACAGGAAGCATTGTAGTGCTGCACTGTGGGGAATTTAGACATGAGAGTGCAGCAGCTAGGAGAGCAGAACTGTAGgaacagcacacagagctgtctcCTGGATTGAGCTGTGCCCCCTCTTCGGCACTTACTATGTTTGGAGCATCAAGTATGGAGCCTGAAAGGAACTTGTTCACCCAGAAGCAGAGAGCTTGTGGCTAAttgcctgagctgctcttaGAACCCAATGAAATTTGATATAATGCATGTAGACACCTGTAAATGTCCAACCAGAAATTTAGTCCTGCTTGAGGTTTTTCAGGCTCTTGACTTACAAGACCAAGCAGTGTCTCTGTGTTGAGGTCTGTTGCACAGGAatcagtttttgttttgctggctGTACTGGGGAGTGTGGCTAAGGCTTGGAAAATCTCAGGCATCTGTACTGCTAAAATGTTAGGATAGCATTGCCCCAAGCCAGCCAGCACTTCCTCACTCAATACCTAACCATCCATGGCTCAGCTGTTAGCTCAGGTCGTGGACCATTCCCAGGAGACAGTAAACCTCATGGGAGACCCTGTGCATCGGGGAGAGGAAGGATGAATTAGGAATTTGCCAGCAGCCAGTCTGCCAGTTGGCCTCAAAACCAGAGAATGGACATTGATACTATGTTACTTTTATTCATACAGATGTATCTTCTCATCTTCATTTTCTAATTAAATGAGTCGATCCTGATTCTTCACAGCAAAACTTGTGTCTTGCTCAGCTGTTGCAAGGCTCTTCACAGATTGAGTCTGTAGTGAGTTCACCATGCCCCTGCTTTGGGAGGATGAGACCATGCTTAGACCTAGTCAATGTATCAGCTGTCCGAATACTTTTTGCAAAGCctttatcttaatttttcttgtGGCTCTGCCACATGAACCACACACTGGAGGCATCTTTATTCTAGCTCTTGGCTACAGAACCCTCAGGTCAGAGCTCCACCAGCTGGTTAGGAAATGGTAGGTGTGTGTAACTACCATCTGAGCCACAATGGTGCAAATTTGAGTGCTCAGAATAAGCTACTCATGCTTGGGACTACCCAGAGCATGCAGACCTTGGTCCTTGCCTCCCATTTCGGGATACCACCTCGTGTattgctgcagttctgtgctgtCAGACATTGCATGCAGTGGTGTTGCATTCCTGTCCCATGGTGGCTGTGTGTGTTATGCACGTGTGTGGGGACTGCAGTGCCAAAACTCTAACActaagtttttctttctctcttctcagaATCAGCCATGTCAGAGACTTCATAACAAAGTATCAAGGGTCTGAGGGAAGTGTTCCCTTCACACTGACCACTTCCCTGCCTTTTCGAGAGCTGCAGGACGAGACACTCACGCTTGAAGAAGCAAAGTTGCAAAACGCCGTTGTTGTTCAGAGACTTCGGAAAACAACTGAACCTTTCAGACTCTTGGTGATAAAAGCACCTGACAACGACTACAAAAGTGCTGCTACACCTAATGGACAACTCAAGAATGAGCAAAAAAATGCTATCAATAGTACACGATCAAATTAGCTTTATAACTGACCAAAAATTATCTGCAGGGTGAACTaggcaaaaccaaaaatgtaACCAGCAATATGTGGATGCCCTCACATCCTCATGCACTGTGCTCTTAGAGAGCAGAATGGGTGCTGTGCTGTCGTCTGCTATAATAGAGGTATTTTCAGCTACATTGGGTAGTCAGAGCCTGGCTGTCTAATGTAGCAGAGCTAACTGTACAGCAGATCATCCTTAGAATTTCCTTAGGTAAAAGCTTCTTAGTATTTAATAAGTGGGTCTAGGTGGAACAGTTCTCTGAGACTTAACTACTGATAGCaccttttaaggaaaaatagtatttatttttgcacTTTGGACTAAAGTGAAACATTTCACTTACATCGTAGTGTAAACTGCTGCAGTTTGCATTCTTCTCACAGTAACTCTTTGACAACCAGTACTGCAAGCAAGCTCACATTTGAACTCTACCTTGAAAATCTTCAGGATATAACTTTTGTCACAAGATCTGCAGTGTAATAATGTTCTGTCAAGTTTCCGCATGGTGGTAGGTGCGTGTGTGAGAAGATACAAACGAGATAGTTTGGTGCATACTGCATATGAAGTGCCTCAAAGTAAGCTCTGAAGGAATTGTTCTTATCAATGGTTGAAGTGGTTTCTGCTTCTTTTGCGCCGCTATGGGTGTCTTGCAGATCAGGTGATGTTAAACTACCTAGCTCATCAGCATGGGGACCCACTTGTAGCTTTGTCACACAGAAACTTCAGCTGTTTTGGCTATCACCAAGTAGGAGTAGTAGTTGAGAGGGACACAGTTGTTTTTGTACTGTTTGTCTGCCTCTGTCCTGAACTGCCCAGCTGATGGAGACACTAATTGCATGTGGCCAGGTTTCAAAGCTGTTGAAAATCCTTACTTGAAAACTGACATTTTTCTCTCCACTTTGCCCCATTTCCATCCAAATCTTTTATTTCGCTGTTCATGTACTTGAGGAATAAAGTTTGTAGCCAACTATTCCATGTTTTgctaaaagagaaaacaacGGAAAGACTTAATATTTTGTACCGTGTTTACTAAGCCTGTGGGTTTGTGAATGGAACTAAAATCTCCAGGTAAGACATATCCCAGGATCTTCAGCAAGTCCTGGCTCCTCTGTGCTACCTCTGCCAAAGAATGGTTGTTGGGGCTGTACTTCTTCTGTGTGGTTAAGTGAaagttgggtttgggttttcctggttttgttctAAATAGAAAAGTACTTATTTGGGGCAACTTTTATTCTAAAAAGTAGTGAGACTTCAGAGTAGAGATGtactctccttccttcccagggaTATATATAAAACTGGTTTGCTTCAGCATCTCTCATGGTGTGTTTGAAATGAAAGTCAACTGGGCAAATATCTATTTAGTGTCCTCAGAAAAGAACTCTCTGGAAGCTATgcctttaaaaaattgaaaagacaAACCGTGTACAGACACAGCTCCAATCCTCAGTAACCAGAGCTTCCTGAACAGGGAATTTTAATCAGTGCTTTTAAATTTATCTTAGTATAAAACATAGTATTAGAAAAGCACATGTGGTTGATTGTGAGTTTGGCTGTTCTATCTAAAAGGCTCATGAAATGTCAAAAGTAACAGTGTACTACTATTCATGCATTTGCAGCACAAAAATTGGAAGAAATAAATAGTGTAAGTTTGAAATTGAAGGGGGGAGTGTAAAATTCTGAAGTGGGTAAATTTTGCTTGCTGTCCATTGGAAGGAGCAGTAAGTTTTGTATTTCAACGTTGATTCATGTCTGCTACCAGCATTTTAAGAGATTGGACAGTGAGGTGCTTGACTAAAACCAGCTGTCTGACTGCAGCTTTGGTGTACTTGAGAGTGCATTTGCAGTTTGAAAGTGTTATGATCTTAATtacaaaatgagagaaaatctTTGGGAAGTCTGAAGTGATGCCGGCTGCATTAATCCCATGCTAGATTAGAAACTGTCTTTATTTAAAGGGAACAAACTGTAATTAAATATCTTATTTCCTAATTTGGAGAAAATCTTTGGAATTAATAGAAGACTTTCCTAAATCTAATTGGTTTTGGTTTAGCTACCTGTATGTCTGTAGATAGCAATTGTGCCTTGGTCAAACGACAGCATAAATGGCTTGATCAGTGCTAGAATATGTGAAACACACAAATACCATCAGTTATTCATTGTTTCTTCACAAGCCTTTGCTATTTTGACTAAAGCCTTGCCTGAAGATATTTTACGTTAAAACTGAAACAGCCAAGAGaagaacagcaaaaagaaatgttttctttagttTTCCCTTTATGAAGAAACATGCAAATGCAGGAAGAAAGTGTTTAATGTGTTATGAAGACAGTGTGTAAAGACAAAACAACCTAAATGTTGAATTTGAATGTTAGATGCATACCTTGTATTTAGCTAGGTACTGGCCAGTCTGTCTCTGTTTTGAACCTCATCTGACATCAGCCTCTAGAGACCCCCTTCAGAGAGTTTTCAATAGGGTGTATTAGGGCCACAATCTCAGTTTTTTGTTAAAGGTTTGGTTTTTAGAAAATCCTTTAATATCCTGTTCGGAATTTTGCGAATATGCTGTAATTATTCTTACCGAACGAGGCTGCACAGGATTTTAGTCAGTAGTTCATGGCATGGTTTGCGGTGCCTGCCCAGTACCCACCAGGTGACCCTGTCAGGAGCAGAGTCCTTTGAATCAGTGACACCAAAAAGCCCTGGGTGTAGAGATTGATAAGTCATCGTCTCCCCAAGACAAGCTAGTCACAAGTCCTGTTGGCTTCATTAAACCCTCTTCTCTTAGGCTACCTCACTGTTGAAAGGATTCATACTTCAAAATGCAATTTGTATTTCCTCTGATGCAGGGCATGCATGCAAGAGCACTTTCCCAGGGGCAGGGTGGTAGTGAACTGGTGTATCCTAGATAAGAGTGTTGGCTCGGGGgcagcagaatcacagaatcaatgaGGTTGAGGTTGCaaaagatctctgagatcaTCGCGTCCGACTTCGGGCTgatcaccaccttgtcaaccgGACCATGGCACCGagagccacatccagtcttttccTTCAACAGCTCCAGCGCCGGTGCCTCCACCgcctccctggcagcccctggccGTCTCTATCCACCCTAAGGGCAGAATTAGCAGCCGGTGTCCCGGCTCAAGGGCGGCTGCTGTGTGATGACAGCGTTCTGTCCTGCGTGGTTCTACATCCCTGCACGTCGGGAAACCGCGCATCTTTTCAAGGGGCACAGGAGGCGTTTTGGGGCTGGATGAAAACAGCCTCGGCCCCCTCCAGCCCCGGTCCCCGTCCTtgagcccctggagctgtggccgCCGGGAGCTGCACCGCTCCTCTCCCCGCGGAGGGACCGAGGGCGCGGGCTGTGGGGCTCGGGGGGGCGGGGGATCCCCGTCCCGGGCCGTGAGGGCAGCGCCGACGCCTTCGCccccccagggctctgggagagGGCGGCGAGGACACCGCCCGCTGTCCCTgggccccgctccccgccccgccccgggcgCGCAGGTGTCGCTCGGGGTGGGATGTCCGCggtgccatggcaggggctgcgAGGGACACCCCGGCGGGCGAGCAGGAGGTAGGGGCTGCGAGGGGCAGGGCGGCGGTCGGGGGGCTTGGGGAGCCCCTCGGACACAGCCCTGGGCGAGAGCGGGGTCCCGCCACGCCGGCGTTCCGCTTCCATCGCGGGCGGGTCGCAGGCActcggcggggccggggcagcccggACGTTCTGAGGCCGCCCGGGTCTGTGCAGGGCTTCGTgcgcagccccagccagggcctggAATAGCTCCTGGACCCTTCCCGCCGCCCCTGCGCCCGCTGGAATGCCCCGCGCGGGATTCGCTCGCTGACCGCTGCGGTGCCGGGGAAAAGCGCCTTCGCTTCCCACCTCTGTCCCGTCCAGGGCTGCCTCCCGAACAGAGGCAGGTGGGATGCGGGAGGCAGGTGGGTTCGCTCCCCCGGAGTCTCAGAAACTCCCGATTTCCAGGGGTGTGTTGGGATGTGAGCGAGGGGATCCCACGCTGCCTGCCCAGACTTGCTGCTGGCCGCGGGAGGAGCGGCAGGCAGGTGAGGGTGAGCGAGGACTGCCCCACTCCATGGCTCTTGAGGGAACGCCAGGTGAAACTGGGAAGGGGCAGCTTCCAAACGGAGCGGATGAGGAAGCCTTCCACAGCGTGTTGGGGGCATTCAGCCCATGGAGCTCTTCAGACACCTGGCACGTCCTGTTCGGGCTTGagtttttgtgtttggaaaGCATCTGGGTGAATTCATGGCATAAGTCTGCAGATGTTGCGCAGATGCACCATCTTTGTCTCGTGGAGCTCCGCAGAGCTGCATTGCCAGCAGCTGAAAGAATATCCCGAGAAAGCGCCACTGTATCCCACCTTACTCACACTCCCTTTCCTAGGTGTCTGCACACAAGCCCTGCTCCTGTTTTCTTCCACTCAAGGGCGGGCTGATGTCACTAACTAACCTGAAACCAGTCCTCAAGATGCTCGCTGTGAGGGACCTGGGATGCCACCCGTGGTGCCACACTCGTGCTTTCAAGAGGCAGCTGTTTGGTCACTCACAGAACAGAAACATGCCCAGTGTTAATTCCACGTTGAGAGAAAAGCTgactccagagctgctcctcgcTAGCTACATTTCATTGTTTCTCAGCTAAACCTAGACTAGCATTTATCTTTGAGTCACAGGTTTAGCTGTCTGTTCTTACTGCTTTTAAATTACTTGTTGGTTCAGTTCTGGACTCCACTGATAACGAATAGCTCAGGACAAAACTCTGCGGCTGCTCCCTATGCCTGTAACACAGTTGCTGAGTTGTTTTCAATGAGCTGCAACGCTTTCTGTAGAAATAAGATGTTCTGCTATAAATATTGTATTCAATTTCTGTTCTGttggggaagggaaaatttACAAGTATGGTTTTAACTTAcaagagaattaaaaataaaggaacaacAGTGTAGGAGAAGCATTAATTTTCCATAACAACATTTAAGCTTTCTATTTAAGGAGCAAAATCAAATCTCTCAGCTATTATGCTTTCTTGGTTTGCCTTGAAACACAATTAAATTTGATATGACGGGAGCGTGTATAAGTGAGAAATTTTCAAGTTAATCTGAGAACAAAAAAACTTGTAACTTTCTTTGACCTTCTGTCCCCTTTCCTCTCATGCCATCATCTCACATTTCTCCTAAAGCTTGTAGAAGCAATTTGATGTTGATGTTCAATTAGGCCACAGGGGtctcaaaacaaaattttcataGTACTTTTATGTTTTATTCCTATTAGACCTATGCATTTCTGTCTCTAATGATTTGTGGAGtactttcagcttgctgacaaACCTGCACAGATGAAGAGGCTTTTACTGGATTTCACAGGAATCAGGCATTTGTGTTTTTTTGAGGAAGCaatgcagcagggacacccagccctTGGAGGAaagccctgccagctgctgatagccagagctctgccctgctcagcgttatcctgctgctgtcagcatcTGTGAGCAGTATCATGCAAACCCAACCAAGGCTGGGGGACTTGCTGCTCTAGATCCTGGAGCAGACAGCTGCCATCTGCTGTAGATCCTGTAGCAGACAGCTGCCATATGCATTTTGTGTGCCCTTAATTGTAGGAAGttagagagaaggaaatgtgtcaGCTTTACTGGCGCAGGGTCCTACCTTCATTTTACCACTTTCCATTGGGTACTGAGGCAGAGAATGTGGTCATCATCATATGAATTCAACATGGAGAGGCAAAAATCTACTGTGGGCTGATTCTTTTTGAAAGACACTCCAGAATGTGGACTCTGAGGGATTGCTTCTCAGCAGCTAGAAGCTCAGGGACACTCAATGAAATTAGCAGGCAGCAGGtctgcagtgacagtggcatTTCCTTTCACAGTACATGTCATTGCCATGCAGAACTGCTGTGGTGTTTATGGCTTAATGTACAAACAAGTTCCAAAAGCAattagggaaaataaaaggaaaacaggtaTGGAACAATGATCAGGATGTAACTTACCTTCCAGGAGACTCATGAACTGCAGATTCCCTGTTTCTGTGGGTGACCAGACAGGACAACTCTGTTTGCCATTTCTATCTGACAGCttgttttattctgaaaataacATTCATAaccaaaatttaattaaaacttaACTACTGCTGTGACCAAAGTATTAACTTTGCCTCAAGGAGATCTGGGAGCACGGTTCAGAGAGTAGTTGAGCAGCATTCTGGGTGTGTGTGGAATTGCAGTGAGACTTCAAAAATATGTACTAAGATTGTCAATTTTCTAACCATGAAACTGCTGTAAAGACAGGAGTACCACCTGCAGCCTGTAAGTTTAGATTTTGGTTGACCGTTTTGTGTACCACAGCTTTAATTAGATTACTTCATGAGAACTTCACATTCTTCTAAAAACATTTTGGAATCATGTATGTTCTATGGAGGcatttgcattttctcttttaccACAGCCTTAGCTATTGaaaggacaaggggcaatggtttCAAAGTAAAAGAAGCGTGTAAGAATGGAATTTTTCACTATGAAGGTGTTGTGGACCTGGCACAGCTTgaccagagaagctgtggctgccccatccctagaagtgttcaaagccaggttggatggggtcaGAGcaaggaaggtgtccctgcctatggcagaggggttggactggatgatcttcagGAGTCCtctccaactcaaaccattctgggagTCTATGAAAATTACTAGTGAGAGTCAGTGTGAAGGCAGCACCACAGATCTAAaaggtttttcagtttttgaggTTGCAATAGGACACAGGATTAGGATTTGCATAGCAGTGGTTTATATCTCTTGGTTTCAGGTGAAAGTCATCTTGCCAATGCTTGGAGATCAGGAGGGAAAGTATC
Above is a genomic segment from Zonotrichia leucophrys gambelii isolate GWCS_2022_RI chromosome 3, RI_Zleu_2.0, whole genome shotgun sequence containing:
- the UBXN2A gene encoding UBX domain-containing protein 2A, coding for MKDMDNIKTVKKEWVCKSGTDDQILNGTEQNCDYFVDNLFEEAQKVGAMCVPPTTVKNQVDVIIKLWKNGFTVNDGELRSYADVANQQFLESIKKGELPFELQKVFDKEEVEVKVEDKKDKVYLSSKKPVFHPFSGHGYRLGSATPKIISKVRDDHPGPDDKRHLPLVPLNDLEPITNVQIWLADGERIIQKFNVSHRISHVRDFITKYQGSEGSVPFTLTTSLPFRELQDETLTLEEAKLQNAVVVQRLRKTTEPFRLLVIKAPDNDYKSAATPNGQLKNEQKNAINSTRSN